One Rosa chinensis cultivar Old Blush chromosome 3, RchiOBHm-V2, whole genome shotgun sequence DNA window includes the following coding sequences:
- the LOC112192650 gene encoding methyl-CpG-binding domain protein 4 isoform X7 — protein sequence MGEKTYVRMGEVAVAVAVAETTSNRRRSRKTVGQKPKPVVVSRYFQNQPVTKPVVVSRYFQNQPVTKPVVVSRYFQNQPVTKPVVDFQNQPVTKPAVVVSRYFQNQPVTKPVADFQNQPVTKPAAVVSRYFQNQPVVVSRYFQTQPVTKAVVEIGTQPENGKITSSESKSESMSDHVNVNAVTEIRSKKEKRKRRRHDADNDGNSKMTKKKKKKKKKTLQVEEADINQTRSAILNFEDMLSQFAYEGCGVEWNNKHNKMPKTLSQGLDTTIYPCSQASKTGRNSTEDHATVPGTVKQAQVHPQAAERRRKNETRPSTEIRKVSHYFQTSSNECKDTNVKPPKRHSKSRGETFQKEATKKNNADGHLLQSTNRLRKKSPKNRATLTASQRKDEAYRRKTPDNTWIPPRSEFGLLQEDHYHDPWRVLVICMLLNRTTGTQWLDLEAWAHIWKVPHREGDKLFANRAV from the coding sequence ATGGGAGAGAAAACATATGTGAGAATGGGAgaggtggcggtggcggtggcggtggctgAGACCACGTCCAACAGGAGGAGGAGCAGAAAAACTGTCGGGCAGAAGCCAAAGCCGGTGGTGGTGTCTCGCTATTTCCAGAATCAGCCGGTGACCAAGCCGGTGGTGGTTTCTCGCTATTTCCAGAATCAGCCGGTGACCAAGCCGGTGGTGGTTTCTCGCTATTTCCAGAATCAGCCGGTGACCAAGCCGGTGGTGGATTTCCAGAATCAGCCGGTGACTAAGCCGGCGGTGGTGGTTTCTCGCTATTTCCAGAATCAGCCTGTGACCAAGCCGGTGGCTGATTTCCAGAATCAGCCGGTGACTAAGccggcggcggtggtttctcgCTATTTCCAGAATCAGCCGGTGGTGGTTTCTCGCTATTTCCAGACTCAGCCGGTGACTAAGGCGGTGGTGGAAATAGGGACTCAACCAGAAAACGGTAAGATAACCTCCTCCGAGTCAAAGTCAGAGTCAATGTCAGACCATGTGAATGTGAATGCAGTTACTGAAATTAGaagcaagaaagaaaagagaaagaggagaCGCCATGACGCTGACAACGATGGCAATTCTAAaatgacaaagaagaagaagaagaagaagaagaagactcttCAAGTAGAGGAGGCAGATATTAATCAAACTAGGAGCGCCATCTTGAATTTTGAGGATATGCTTTCTCAATTTGCTTACGAGGGTTGTGGTGTTGAATGGAATAATAAACATAACAAGATGCCCAAAACGCTTTCCCAAGGTCTAGATACTACTATCTATCCTTGTAGTCAAGCTAGTAAGACGGGCCGGAACTCAACTGAGGACCATGCCACTGTGCCTGGAACCGTGAAACAAGCCCAAGTGCATCCACAGGCTgcagagaggaggaggaagaatgaAACTCGGCCATCCACGGAAATCCGAAAGGTTTCTCATTACTTCCAAACCTCAAGTAATGAGTGCAAGGATACAAATGTTAAACCCCCTAAACGCCATTCAAAATCTCGCGGGGAGACCTTTCAGAAGGAGGCcaccaaaaaaaataatgcaGATGGCCACTTGTTGCAAAGTACAAACAGGCTCAGGAAGAAATCTCCTAAAAACAGGGCTACTCTTACCGCTTCACAGAGGAAGGACGAAGCATACCGAAGGAAAACTCCAGATAACACGTGGATTCCTCCTCGCTCTGAATTTGGTCTCCTCCAAGAAGATCACTATCATGACCCTTGGAGAGTGTTGGTTATATGCATGCTCCTTAATCGGACAACAGGAACCCAG
- the LOC112192650 gene encoding methyl-CpG-binding domain protein 4 isoform X9, which translates to MGEKTYVRMGEVAVAVAVAETTSNRRRSRKTVGQKPKPVVVSRYFQNQPVTKPVVVSRYFQNQPVTKPVVVSRYFQNQPVTKPVVDFQNQPVTKPAVVVSRYFQNQPVTKPVADFQNQPVTKPAAVVSRYFQNQPVVVSRYFQTQPVTKAVVEIGTQPENGKITSSESKSESMSDHVNVNAVTEIRSKKEKRKRRRHDADNDGNSKMTKKKKKKKKKTLQVEEADINQTRSAILNFEDMLSQFAYEGCGVEWNNKHNKMPKTLSQGLDTTIYPCSQASKTGRNSTEDHATVPGTVKQAQVHPQAAERRRKNETRPSTEIRKVSHYFQTSSNECKDTNVKPPKRHSKSRGETFQKEATKKNNADGHLLQSTNRLRKKSPKNRATLTASQRKDEAYRRKTPDNTWIPPRSEFGLLQEDHYHDPWRVLVICMLLNRTTGTQSLQK; encoded by the coding sequence ATGGGAGAGAAAACATATGTGAGAATGGGAgaggtggcggtggcggtggcggtggctgAGACCACGTCCAACAGGAGGAGGAGCAGAAAAACTGTCGGGCAGAAGCCAAAGCCGGTGGTGGTGTCTCGCTATTTCCAGAATCAGCCGGTGACCAAGCCGGTGGTGGTTTCTCGCTATTTCCAGAATCAGCCGGTGACCAAGCCGGTGGTGGTTTCTCGCTATTTCCAGAATCAGCCGGTGACCAAGCCGGTGGTGGATTTCCAGAATCAGCCGGTGACTAAGCCGGCGGTGGTGGTTTCTCGCTATTTCCAGAATCAGCCTGTGACCAAGCCGGTGGCTGATTTCCAGAATCAGCCGGTGACTAAGccggcggcggtggtttctcgCTATTTCCAGAATCAGCCGGTGGTGGTTTCTCGCTATTTCCAGACTCAGCCGGTGACTAAGGCGGTGGTGGAAATAGGGACTCAACCAGAAAACGGTAAGATAACCTCCTCCGAGTCAAAGTCAGAGTCAATGTCAGACCATGTGAATGTGAATGCAGTTACTGAAATTAGaagcaagaaagaaaagagaaagaggagaCGCCATGACGCTGACAACGATGGCAATTCTAAaatgacaaagaagaagaagaagaagaagaagaagactcttCAAGTAGAGGAGGCAGATATTAATCAAACTAGGAGCGCCATCTTGAATTTTGAGGATATGCTTTCTCAATTTGCTTACGAGGGTTGTGGTGTTGAATGGAATAATAAACATAACAAGATGCCCAAAACGCTTTCCCAAGGTCTAGATACTACTATCTATCCTTGTAGTCAAGCTAGTAAGACGGGCCGGAACTCAACTGAGGACCATGCCACTGTGCCTGGAACCGTGAAACAAGCCCAAGTGCATCCACAGGCTgcagagaggaggaggaagaatgaAACTCGGCCATCCACGGAAATCCGAAAGGTTTCTCATTACTTCCAAACCTCAAGTAATGAGTGCAAGGATACAAATGTTAAACCCCCTAAACGCCATTCAAAATCTCGCGGGGAGACCTTTCAGAAGGAGGCcaccaaaaaaaataatgcaGATGGCCACTTGTTGCAAAGTACAAACAGGCTCAGGAAGAAATCTCCTAAAAACAGGGCTACTCTTACCGCTTCACAGAGGAAGGACGAAGCATACCGAAGGAAAACTCCAGATAACACGTGGATTCCTCCTCGCTCTGAATTTGGTCTCCTCCAAGAAGATCACTATCATGACCCTTGGAGAGTGTTGGTTATATGCATGCTCCTTAATCGGACAACAGGAACCCAG